ACGAACTGTCCGCCAAAGTTACAGTAATATGTGTAGTTCTTTTAAGTATGCGTGTTCCTCTGCCGCGTGCTCTTGCTGCAAATCGTTTCAATGTTGGACCACTGTCTGCAACAACATTGCGAACAACTAAGGAATCAACATCCATATTTGCGTTTTGATTAGCATTTGCAACAGCAGATCTTATTATCTTTTCAAGTATTCCTGCAGATTTTTGCGGCATGAATTTAAGTTCATTCAAAACTGCCTCAACCCTTTTCCCCTTAACCGCACCAACCAGTTTTCGAACTTTCTGAGGGGAAATACGTATATATCTTGCTAACGTCTTGACCTCCATAGCAATTATTCCTTTTTCTCTCTTACTTCTTCAGTTTAGTTTTCTTATCACCCGCATGTCCGTAAAAAGTCCTTGTTGGAGAAAACTCTCCAAGCTTGTGCCCTACCATATTTTCTGAAATAAAAACCGGGATAAACTTTTTCCCGTTGTGAACAGCCATTGTGGCTCC
The Pseudomonadota bacterium genome window above contains:
- the rplV gene encoding 50S ribosomal protein L22 encodes the protein MEVKTLARYIRISPQKVRKLVGAVKGKRVEAVLNELKFMPQKSAGILEKIIRSAVANANQNANMDVDSLVVRNVVADSGPTLKRFAARARGRGTRILKRTTHITVTLADSSS
- the rpsS gene encoding 30S ribosomal protein S19, whose product is MPRSLKKGPYIEQSLLKKVMTVSESRGAKVIKTWSRRSTIIPEMVGATMAVHNGKKFIPVFISENMVGHKLGEFSPTRTFYGHAGDKKTKLKK